The genomic region GGCGCTACTTCCGGCTGGCGAGCGGCACCGAGCCGTGCGGCACGCTGATCGCCGTCGACGCGCCGCCGCCCGAGAAGTGCCGCGAGTTCGTGCAGATCGCGGGGCTGCTGGCGGCCGCCGGCCTGCATGCGCCGACGGTTCACGAATGCGACCTGGAGGCGGGCTTCATGCTGGTCACCGATCTGGGCCGCGCCACCTACATCGGCGCCCTCGACCCGGCCGACCCCGGCGCGGCGCGGCCGCTGATGCGCGACGCGCTCGACGCGCTGGTACGCTGGCAACTCGCCTCGCGCGAGGGCGTGCTGCCGCCGTTCGACGAGGCCTTCCTGCGCCGCGAGATGGAACTGATGCCCGAGTGGTACGTGGGCCGCCATCTCGGCAAGACGCTCGACGCGCGCCAGCGCGGCGTGCTCGACCGCACCTTCGCGCTGCTGGTGGCGAACGCGCTCGGGCAGCCGCAGGGCTTCATGCTGCGTGACTTCATGCCGCGCAACCTGATGATCACGGCGCCGAACCCCGGCGTGCTCGACTTTCAGGACGCCGTCTGGGGGCCGCTCGGCTACGACGTCGTCTCGCTGCTGCGCGACGCGTTCATCAGTTGGGACGAGGAATTCGAGCTCGACTGCTTCATTTACTACTGGGAGCGGGCCAAACAGGCCGGCCTGCCCGTCGAGGCCGATTTCGGCGAGTTCTACCGCCAGCTCGAATGGACCGGACTGCAGCGCCACATCAAGGTGCTCGGGCTGTTCCCGCGCATCCACTATCGGGACGGCAAGCCGCGCTACCTCGACGACCTGCCGCGCTTCCTCGGCTACGCGCGCAAGGTCGCGCAGCGCTACCGGCCGCTCGCGCCGTTCGCGAACCTGCTCGACGAACTCGAGGGACAGCCGTCCGTCGAGGTCGGTTACACGTTCTGAGCCCCTGCTCCGCCCACGCCATGACCGCCGTGCTCGATACCGCGATGATCTTCGCCGCCGGACGCGGCGAACGGATGCGCCCGCTCACCGACACCTGCCCGAAACCGCTGCTCGAAGCCGGCGGCAAGCCGCTGATCGTCTGGCAGATCGAACGGCTTGCCGCGGCCGGCTTCACGACCATCGTGATCAACCATGCCTGGCTGGGCGCGCGCCTCGAGGCCGCGCTCGGCGACGGTGCGAGCTGGGGCGTGCGGCTGCGCTATTCGGCCGAGGGCGAGGCGCTCGAAACCGCGGGCGGCATCGCGCAGGCGCTGCCGCTGCTGACCGGGGCCGGCGCGCCCGATGCCGGCGGCACGGCGCGCTCGCCCGTGTTCCTCGCCGTCAGCGGCGACGTGTTCTGTGAATTCGACTATGCCTCGCTGCGCGGGCACGCGGCACGGATGGCCGCGCTCGACGCGCCGGGCCTGCACCTCGTGATGGTGCCGAACCCGCCGTTCCACCCCGACGGCGATTTCGCGCTCGACGCCGACGGCCGGCTCTCGCTCGGCACCGACGCGCCGCGCGTCACGTTCGGCAACATCGGGCTCTACGACGTGCGGATGTTCGCCGACCTGCCGCGCGGCACGCGGCGCGCGCTCACGCCCTACTACCACGCGGCGATCGCGGCGGGCCGCGCGACCGGCGAACGGTACGAGGGGATCTGGGAAAACGTCGGCACGCCGGCGCAGCTGGCCGAACTCGACGCGCGGCTGCGGGCTGCCCGCTAGCGGCCGGGCCGGCGCGGCGCGCGTGGGCGCGAACCGCCCGCGCGCGGCTTACCTTACGTCTGCGCCGCGGCACCGGTTGCCGTGCCGTGCGCCGCCTGCCCTCCCGTCTGCGGCGCCGCGCTCTCGCCCGCCTCGCCCGCCGTCGCGGCGCGCTGCTGCAACGCCCACATCT from Burkholderia glumae LMG 2196 = ATCC 33617 harbors:
- a CDS encoding aminoglycoside phosphotransferase family protein, yielding MTPPSSAASPASPTDGRDDRRERLLAWLSGFAPRYALDLASLAPASADASFRRYFRLASGTEPCGTLIAVDAPPPEKCREFVQIAGLLAAAGLHAPTVHECDLEAGFMLVTDLGRATYIGALDPADPGAARPLMRDALDALVRWQLASREGVLPPFDEAFLRREMELMPEWYVGRHLGKTLDARQRGVLDRTFALLVANALGQPQGFMLRDFMPRNLMITAPNPGVLDFQDAVWGPLGYDVVSLLRDAFISWDEEFELDCFIYYWERAKQAGLPVEADFGEFYRQLEWTGLQRHIKVLGLFPRIHYRDGKPRYLDDLPRFLGYARKVAQRYRPLAPFANLLDELEGQPSVEVGYTF
- the murU gene encoding N-acetylmuramate alpha-1-phosphate uridylyltransferase MurU → MTAVLDTAMIFAAGRGERMRPLTDTCPKPLLEAGGKPLIVWQIERLAAAGFTTIVINHAWLGARLEAALGDGASWGVRLRYSAEGEALETAGGIAQALPLLTGAGAPDAGGTARSPVFLAVSGDVFCEFDYASLRGHAARMAALDAPGLHLVMVPNPPFHPDGDFALDADGRLSLGTDAPRVTFGNIGLYDVRMFADLPRGTRRALTPYYHAAIAAGRATGERYEGIWENVGTPAQLAELDARLRAAR